A region of the Streptomyces sp. SS1-1 genome:
GCACCCTGCACCTGGCCGGCCACCATGAACCTCTGCTGCTGACCAGCGCCGGCGCCGCGTGAGGTGACCGCCGCCCACGGAGTCGCCCTCGGTGTCGCACCCGGCCTGGGCAAGTGGCCGTCGCCGACCTTCCCCCTCCTCCGCGCGGAGCTCTGCTCCCTACACGGACGGCCTCATCGAAGGCTTCGCCGGCATCACCGGCACCCGGCTCGGAGTTCGACGGCCTGCTCGGCATCCTCGACGCGCCTCCACGCCGCGGACCCCCCGGCGCCCACCTCGACGCGCTCATCGTCGAGACCCGCGCCCTCAACGCCAACCGGCACACGGACGATCTCGCCATCCTCCGCCTGGACTGGGATCTCGCATAAGGCCGGCCCACGGGCCGCTCCCCCGTCGGCGGCACCACCCGGTGCCGGGGAGCGAGGACGGCGGTCCTCGGCTAGTCGGCCGCCACGTCCGCCTCAGCGGCGCCGTCGGTTCGGGGCGTCGGTAGGCGCCGTGCCACCAGATCCGGGCGAGTTCGCGGGCGAAGGCGCCGTCACCGCTGCCATCGTCGACGCTGATGTGGTGGGCGATCGCCTGCGCGCCTCCCCAGACGATGATGCGGCTGGCGGAGGCCGCGTCGAGGTCGGGCGGGGCGAGCCCGGCCGCCTGGTCAGCGAGCAGGGACCGCAGGGCGTTCACCTCGAAGCCCTCGAGGTCGGCCGTGTAGAAGTCGTGCACCGTCGGGTCGTAGGCGGCGGCCTCGCGCACCGCCGTGATCAGGCTCTGATGGAGGCGGTGCGTCTTGATCACGTCTTCGAAGAAGTGCGCGAGCGCCTCCGGCCCGGCGGCGGGATTCCACTGTTGTGCGTGCGTGAGCAGTGACTCCCGCAGGTCGTCGGTGAGCCTGACCAGTACGTCGGACTTGCTCTGGAAGTGCGCGTAGAACGTGGCCCGGGAGACGCCCGCCTCCTCCAGGATCCGCTGGACGCTGATCTCGGAGAAGGCTTCGCCGGACTCCAGGAGCCGCTGCAGGGTGGACATGACCTGGGCCACCGTCGCGGCCGAGCGTGCCGCGTGGTGGTCGGCCTGGCGTCGTGTGACGGGTCTCATCAAGATCTCTCTCGTACGTCCTCGGGCGTGTGCGCTCCGCGGGGTGCGGCGGAGTGCGGGTTCAGCGCACCACGGGCAGAGCGTAGTCCCACAGCCGGTCGGCTGCGTCGGCGTCCACCGACCACTTCGCCACACCGGCCATCACGTCGGGCCCGCCGTCGACGACCTCGGATTCCTGGTTGTCCTCGAAGTACCGGCCGGTCACGCCGTCGAGGAGGGGGACGCGGCCAGCAGGGTGCTCGTGGCGGCGCCCTGCGCCGGGGTCTTGTAGTAGTCCGGGGTGACGAGGTTGCCGTCCTCGTCCAGCGCGCCGAGCGCTCGCAGGGTGGCCTCGTCGAGGTGACGGGCGAGGTTGGTGTGGATCCAGCCGGGAGCGCAGGCGTTGGCGGTGATGCCGTCCCGGCCCACCGCCGGCTGATCCCGACGGCCAGCAGCACGTCGGCGGTCTTCGACTGCGCGTAGGCGACGAACGGGTCGTAGGGACGCTCCTCGAACTGCGGGTCGTCGAAGTCGAACCCGGCTCGCAGCTGTGCGCCGGAGCTGACCACGACGACGCGGGCGTTCTCCGCGCTCCTCAGGGCGGAGTGCAGGCCGACGGCCAGGGCGAAGTGACCGAGGTAGTTCGTGGCGAGTTGCAACTCCCAGCCCTGGGCGCTGACCTGGCGGGTCGGGAGCATCATCACGCCGGCGTTCGCGACGAGGCCGTCGAGCGGCCCTTCCCAGGATTCGCAGAAGGCACGGACGGAATCCAGGTCCCCGAGCTCGAGCGCGGCCGCCCGGGTGCCGGGGAACTCGTCGACGAGAGACCTGGCCGCGTCGGGGTTCCGGGTGGCGATCGTCACCTCGGCGCCGGCCCCGGCGAGCGCGCGGACCGTCTCGAGGCCGAGCCCGGAGGACCCACCGGTGACGATCATCCGTCGCCCGCGCAGGTCGACTCCGTCGAGCACCTCGGCCGCGGTCGCGCGCATCCCGAAGGGAGTGGTTATGGGCGTCATAGCTGTGTCCTGCCTAGTGGGGGCCGTCGTCACGGTGCCGGGGGGGCGGGTCTGCACTCGACGGTCCGACGTCATCTTCCCTATCAACCATACAGCGTGTTCAGACAGTCTGTATTCCTCGCTGCCGCCTCGAGCGAGCTGCCACGCACGGTCACCCACCTCACGTGGGACTTCGAGCACTTCGGCTCCATATACGCCGCCGGTCTCCACCTGCTCGACCAGCAGCGCCAGGCCTGCCGCATCGCCCGTCACGCCCTCACCGTCACCGGTTGGGCCCGCAGCCCCTTCACATGCTCCGACTGGCCGACGAACTCTTCCCCGCCATGCATTGGCGTGACTGCCGAGTACCGGAAGAAGATCGAGCAGATCCGCGCGCCGACAGCGACCTGGATCACGCAGACCGCGTAGAGATGACCACACGGAAGCAAGCGGTGCTGCACAGGTGCCGCCGGCCGACGCAGCGCCTGGCACCGCACTTGCCGGCCAAGCACAGGACCCGTTTGCGAAAGTGTGAAATGGGGCAATCCTGCGCGGTGGTCGCCTCCCTTCCGTAGGCGGCTCGGCGCAGGTGGACCCGACTGCACATCACAAGATCCAGAGGCACGCGCGTTGAGTGACCAGGACCAGCCCGGGCAGACCGGCCAGCCGAGGGTTCCTGACCTGCGGCTGCAGCTGGATTCGGAGCTGGACGAGATCGGTGCGCAGTTGCGGGCTCTGGCCGATGCCAAGGACCGGCTGCAGGGCCTGCTGGGCGCCGTACTGGCGATCAGCGGGGAACTGGATCTCTCGGCCGTGTTGCAGCGCATCGTCACCACGGCCATGGATCTGGTCGGCGCCCGCTACGGCGCCCTGGGTGTCCTGCACGAGTCCGGCGAGTACCTCAAGGCCTTCATCACGGCGGGGCTGAGTGAGAAGGAACGCGCCGATCTGGGCGGGGTGGCGTTCCCCCATGGTCGTGGTGTGCTCGGCCATCTGATCCACAATCCCGAACCACTCCGTGTCGACGACATCCCCTCCCATCCTCTCCGCCGGCTTCCCGCCCGGTCATCCGCCCATGCGCACGCTGCTGGGGGTGGCGATCAGTGTCCGCGGCGAAATCTACGG
Encoded here:
- a CDS encoding TetR/AcrR family transcriptional regulator, with the translated sequence MRPVTRRQADHHAARSAATVAQVMSTLQRLLESGEAFSEISVQRILEEAGVSRATFYAHFQSKSDVLVRLTDDLRESLLTHAQQWNPAAGPEALAHFFEDVIKTHRLHQSLITAVREAAAYDPTVHDFYTADLEGFEVNALRSLLADQAAGLAPPDLDAASASRIIVWGGAQAIAHHISVDDGSGDGAFARELARIWWHGAYRRPEPTAPLRRTWRPTSRGPPSSLPGTGWCRRRGSGPWAGLMRDPSPGGGWRDRPCAGWR